A genomic stretch from Bacillota bacterium includes:
- a CDS encoding DUF421 domain-containing protein, which translates to MKDLAASLGLAGRTLYFYVLLLVVVRIMGKREIGTLSPWDLVLTIMLAELAALPIENTQVGLLQGAVPILTLLVTQLLISWLTLKSTTARNVIAGTPSIVIKDGRIIEQELRRLRYGVDDLMEQLRQKNIPNINDVEVAVLETNGQLSVIPKSQKRPVCPEDLGIRTSYEGLPIPLV; encoded by the coding sequence TTGAAGGATCTCGCCGCTTCCCTCGGTCTGGCCGGACGGACGCTCTACTTCTACGTGCTGCTCCTCGTCGTCGTGCGCATCATGGGCAAGCGCGAGATCGGCACGCTGTCTCCGTGGGACCTGGTGCTCACCATCATGCTCGCGGAGCTTGCGGCGCTACCCATCGAGAACACGCAGGTCGGCCTGCTGCAGGGTGCCGTTCCCATCCTGACGCTTCTGGTCACGCAGCTCCTCATATCGTGGCTCACGCTGAAGAGCACCACGGCGCGCAACGTCATCGCGGGCACGCCCAGCATCGTCATCAAGGACGGCCGCATCATCGAGCAGGAACTGCGGCGGCTGCGCTACGGGGTGGACGACCTGATGGAGCAGCTCCGCCAGAAGAACATCCCCAACATCAACGACGTCGAGGTGGCCGTTCTGGAGACCAACGGGCAGCTGAGTGTCATCCCCAAGTCCCAAAAGCGGCCGGTGTGCCCGGAGGACCTGGGCATCCGTACTTCTTATGAGGGGCTGCCCATCCCGCTCGTC